Genomic DNA from Pirellulales bacterium:
GCGGCACGAATAACGTCGTCTTGGCTCGGGTAAGCCCCCGTCGTCACTCGCTGTGCGACGAACGGCACAAGATCATCCGGCAGTTGAATGCTCATCGCTGGTCCTCGTGATGTTGCGGCCGGCTGAAATCCAGCAGCTTACTGCGTAATTGGGCATCAACCGTCACCCGCGTCATCGCCATTTCCTCCGTTTCGCCTTGCTGCCAGATCGTCATTGTACACCGCACTTGGTGTCGTTGACAGGGCTCTACGAGCGATCGCACGTCACTGCGGTTCGACTCGGAGATGAGCCAGGTCTGAACGCGCCTGCCTGCTGATTGACGCGCTGCAAAACCTTGTGCGACAATCGCTCCTGCTTCAATCCTGAGACACCAGTGTGAACACGTTCGCTCACGAGGCATCGCGATGAAAACGATCGTCATTATCGGAGGCGGTTTTAGCGGCACCATGACCGCCGTCAATTTAGCCCGCTTCGCACGGCAGCCGGCGCGGGTGGTGATTGTCAACCATCGCCGGCCGCTCGGACGCGGGACCGCCTACGGCACGCGGCACCCCGATCATCTGTTGAACGTCGCCGCGCGGAACATGTCCGCCGTGGCCGACCAAGCCGATCACTTCGTCAACTGGCTGCGCTGCCGCGGCGAATACGGCGACCTGCCCGAAGCCGAGCTGCGCGAGACCTTCGCGCCGCGGCGGATCTACGGCGATTACCTGCGCAGCCTCGCGTTTGGCTATCTGCACCCCCTCGACGAGCGCGGGCGCGTGGTCATCGAGGCCTACGAAGACGAAGCGGTCGACGTCGAATCGCACCACGGCGGTGGTCTGCTGGTATCGCTGGCCAGCGGCGAGCTGCTCGAAACCGACCACGTCGTGCTGGCCACGGGCAACCAGCCTCCCGCGCCGCTGGCCGGATTGCCGGAAGGGTTTGCCCATCCGTGCTATGTGGCCGACCCCTGGAGCGACTGGGAAGCGCGGCTTTCCGACTCGATGCTCGACGTCGTGCTGCTGGGCACGGGACTGACGATGGTCGATACGCTGGTCACGCTCCTGTCGCGCGACTGGCAAGGAAAGATCATCGCCGTCTCGCGCAACGGCATGCTGCCGCTGGCCCACTTCCGCGGGATCGAGTACCACGACTTTCCGCCGTCCGCTCCCGAGGAGCTTGGGCTGAGGGC
This window encodes:
- a CDS encoding FAD/NAD(P)-binding protein is translated as MKTIVIIGGGFSGTMTAVNLARFARQPARVVIVNHRRPLGRGTAYGTRHPDHLLNVAARNMSAVADQADHFVNWLRCRGEYGDLPEAELRETFAPRRIYGDYLRSLAFGYLHPLDERGRVVIEAYEDEAVDVESHHGGGLLVSLASGELLETDHVVLATGNQPPAPLAGLPEGFAHPCYVADPWSDWEARLSDSMLDVVLLGTGLTMVDTLVTLLSRDWQGKIIAVSRNGMLPLAHFRGIEYHDFPPSAPEELGLRALLESVEEHCGLLRQRGANPGIAIDRLRPHTQRIWKNFSLAEKQEFLCRYAARWNIIRHRIAQPIHERMTKALEEGRLRVVRGTVDGVEGCAGGVRVLLATDAGRDSVTAALAINCTGPQAQFSATNVPLFQNLLERGLARPDPLDMGLDVDDQLAVIGRDGLTSGCLFALGPLLKGTLWETTAVPELRGQAMQLARVLLADEMPDGDDSRFRVREEAVLEYYI